A part of Setaria viridis chromosome 8, Setaria_viridis_v4.0, whole genome shotgun sequence genomic DNA contains:
- the LOC117866761 gene encoding patatin-like protein 1, which translates to MASNGKAANAATATTVPQPPPSKGKLVTILSIDGGGISGLIPATIIACLEAKLQKLDGPDARIADYFDVITGTSTSALLTTMLAAPDENKRPLFAAKDLNTFYLENGPKIFPQRKAGWLSTAMNLVSTMRGPKYDGVFLHDKIKKLTHDVRIADTVTNVIVPAFDVKYLQPVIFSTYEAKHDPLKNAHLADICISTSAAPTYFPAHFFKTEAPNGKSREFHLVDGGVAANNPTMVAMSMLTKEVLRRNSDFHLSRHSADYRDYLIISIGTGSAKQAQKYTAHQCAKWGLFQWLYHGGFNPIIDIFSHASSDMVDIHAAVLFEALHSEMSYLRIQLYLLIKLKLFLISPEFVIDNDMHYIY; encoded by the exons ATGGCTAGCAACGGCAAGGCCGCCAACGCTGCCACCGCGACGACGGTGCCGCAGCCACCGCCGTCAAAGGGGAAGCTCGTCACGATTCTGagcatcgacggcggcggcatcagTGGTCTCATCCCGGCGACCATCATCGCCTGCCTCGAGGCCAAGCTCCAG AAGCTGGACGGCCCGGACGCTCGGATCGCCGACTACTTCGACGTGATCACCGGGACGAGCACCAGCGCCCTGCTCACGACGATGCTGGCGGCGCCGGACGAGAACAAGCGGCCGCTGTTCGCTGCCAAGGACCTCAACACCTTCTACCTCGAGAACGGCCCCAAGATCTTCCCACAGAGAAA GGCAGGATGGCTGTCTACGGCGATGAACCTGGTGTCCACGATGAGGGGTCCCAAGTACGACGGCGTGTTCCTTCACGACAAGATCAAGAAGCTCACCCACGACGTTAGGATCGCGGACACGGTGACCAACGTCATCGTGCCGGCGTTCGACGTCAAGTACCTGCAGCCGGTCATCTTCAGCACCTACGAGGCCAAGCACGACCCCCTCAAGAACGCTCACCTCGCCGACATCTGCATCAGCACGTCGGCGGCGCCAACCTACTTCCCGGCGCACTTCTTCAAGACCGAGGCTCCCAACGGCAAGTCCCGGGAGTTCCacctcgtcgacggcggcgtggcAGCCAACAACCCCACCATGGTGGCCATGTCCATGCTCACCAAGGAGGTGCTCCGTCGCAATTCGGACTTCCATTTGAGCAGGCACTCCGCCGATTACCGGGACTACCTCATCATCTCTATCGGGACCGGGTCGgcgaagcaggcgcagaagTATACCGCACATCAGTGTGCTAAGTGGGGTCTCTTCCAGTGGCTCTACCATGGCGGCTTCAACCCGATCATCGACATCTTCTCCCATGCCAGCTCTGACATGGTCGACATCCATGCGGCCGTGCTCTTTGAGGCCCTCCACTCTGAGATGAGTTACCTTCGCATCCAGCTATATTTACTGATAAAGCTCAAGTTGTTCTTGATATCTCCAGAGTTTGTCATCGACAATGATATGCATTATatatactag